The following proteins come from a genomic window of Sesamum indicum cultivar Zhongzhi No. 13 linkage group LG10, S_indicum_v1.0, whole genome shotgun sequence:
- the LOC105171991 gene encoding non-specific lipid-transfer protein 2-like, whose amino-acid sequence MAGIIRPMCILLIAAVLAVAVAPRGEAAIGCGTVVSYLNPCLPYVTNKGPLGSCCGGVKGLYGAAQTAQDRQSVCSCLKSLAGSYKDVDLNKAAGLPGQCGVNIPYKISPSTDCSKVN is encoded by the exons ATGGCTGGAATTATCAGGCCAATGTGCATTCTCCTCATTGCCGCCGTCCTGGCCGTGGCAGTTGCCCCTCGCGGTGAGGCAGCAATAGGCTGCGGCACGGTTGTTTCATACCTGAATCCATGCCTGCCATATGTAACCAACAAAGGCCCTCTAGGCAGTTGTTGCGGTGGAGTTAAGGGTCTGTATGGCGCAGCCCAGACTGCACAAGATCGTCAAAGCGTGTGCAGCTGCTTGAAGTCTCTCGCTGGCTCATACAAAGATGTCGACCTGAACAAGGCCGCTGGACTCCCTGGACAATGTGGCGTCAACATTCCCTACAAAATTAGCCCTTCCACTGATTGCTCAAA gGTGAACTGA